A genomic segment from Paraburkholderia sabiae encodes:
- a CDS encoding IS5 family transposase, with protein MKKRRPYPTDVSDEEWYFAAPYLTLMNKDAPQRRYELREMFNALRWIVRAGAPWRLLPNDFPPWELVYQQTQRWIQAGCFEAMVSDLRSIIRVAQDRRGQPSAVILDGRTLQSTCERGARAGYDGYKRKKGSKVHMAVDTLGQLLAVHVTPANEQERAQVGELARQVQQATGQTVKVAFADQGYTGEEPAQAALDEGIELQVIKLPEAKKGFVLLPRRWAVERSFGWLNRFRRLARDYERLPETLAGLHFVVFSVLMLVHFATLSRSA; from the coding sequence ATGAAAAAACGCAGGCCCTACCCAACGGATGTATCGGATGAAGAGTGGTACTTCGCCGCTCCGTACCTGACCTTGATGAACAAGGACGCACCGCAGCGCCGCTACGAACTGCGCGAGATGTTCAACGCGCTGCGCTGGATCGTACGTGCGGGAGCCCCATGGCGTTTGTTGCCCAATGATTTTCCGCCGTGGGAACTGGTCTACCAGCAGACGCAACGCTGGATTCAGGCGGGCTGCTTCGAGGCCATGGTGAGCGATTTGCGGTCGATCATCCGGGTCGCCCAGGACCGCCGTGGTCAACCCAGCGCGGTCATCCTCGATGGCCGTACGCTGCAGTCGACGTGCGAAAGGGGTGCACGTGCAGGCTACGACGGGTACAAACGCAAGAAAGGCAGCAAGGTACATATGGCGGTGGACACGTTGGGACAACTTCTCGCGGTGCATGTGACGCCGGCCAACGAGCAGGAGCGCGCGCAGGTTGGAGAACTGGCGCGTCAGGTTCAGCAGGCAACAGGCCAGACGGTCAAGGTGGCGTTCGCGGATCAGGGATATACCGGCGAAGAGCCCGCGCAGGCGGCGCTTGACGAAGGGATTGAACTTCAGGTCATCAAGTTGCCAGAGGCGAAAAAGGGCTTCGTGCTGTTGCCGCGCCGCTGGGCGGTCGAGCGCAGCTTCGGCTGGCTCAACCGCTTCCGCCGACTGGCAAGAGACTACGAGCGATTGCCCGAAACTCTGGCCGGCTTGCACTTCGTCGTATTCTCCGTGCTTATGCTTGTCCACTTTGCAACCCTTAGCAGAAGTGCCTAA
- a CDS encoding IS110 family RNA-guided transposase, translated as MNAITRVGIDLAKNVMQIHAVDQAGHVVLRKTITREKFLSWFANLPRCRVAMEACSTAHYWARRLSELGHEVRLIPPQFAAPYRKGGAHVKNDALDAEAVCEADSRPQMRFVPVKSPAQQGVLTLHRMRTGYVEERTALVNRLRALLAEFGIFIPQGIDRLRRHFVAQVEDGASELPGTAREALMRAWTQWQTLDQEIAWYDRQIAAHACHDGAAKRCMDMCGVGPLTASAAVATIVNANQFKNGRQMAAWLGLVPRQNSSGGKQRLGRITKQGNDYLRMLLFQGARSAVFTAHRRDDRVSRWIVQLQTRVGYYRTLVAVANKNARILWAILAKGEKFNPAHAPARPNPASDA; from the coding sequence ATGAACGCGATTACCCGAGTCGGCATTGATCTCGCCAAGAACGTTATGCAGATTCATGCGGTCGACCAGGCCGGTCACGTTGTGCTCCGCAAAACCATTACCCGCGAGAAGTTCCTTAGCTGGTTCGCGAACCTTCCGCGGTGCCGCGTTGCCATGGAAGCGTGCAGCACCGCCCACTACTGGGCACGCCGGCTGAGCGAACTTGGGCACGAGGTCCGGCTGATACCCCCGCAATTCGCCGCACCCTACCGCAAGGGCGGCGCCCACGTGAAGAACGACGCGCTCGACGCTGAAGCCGTTTGCGAAGCTGACAGCCGTCCCCAGATGCGTTTCGTCCCCGTGAAGTCGCCAGCCCAACAGGGCGTGCTAACGCTCCACCGCATGCGCACTGGCTACGTCGAGGAGCGCACTGCGCTGGTCAACCGGCTGCGCGCACTCCTTGCCGAATTCGGCATTTTCATCCCGCAAGGCATCGACCGGTTGCGCAGGCACTTCGTCGCACAAGTCGAGGACGGCGCCAGCGAGCTTCCCGGCACGGCGCGTGAAGCGTTAATGCGCGCCTGGACACAGTGGCAGACGCTCGATCAGGAAATCGCCTGGTACGACCGCCAGATCGCTGCCCACGCTTGTCACGATGGCGCCGCCAAGCGCTGCATGGACATGTGCGGCGTCGGCCCGCTTACCGCATCGGCCGCCGTCGCCACCATCGTCAATGCCAACCAGTTCAAGAACGGCCGCCAGATGGCGGCCTGGCTTGGTCTCGTGCCCCGCCAGAACAGCAGCGGCGGCAAGCAGCGCCTTGGCCGCATTACCAAACAGGGAAACGATTATCTGCGCATGCTGCTGTTTCAGGGCGCGCGCTCTGCGGTCTTCACCGCGCACCGGCGTGACGACCGGGTCTCGCGCTGGATCGTTCAGCTGCAGACCCGGGTGGGCTATTACCGGACACTGGTCGCTGTAGCTAATAAGAACGCTCGCATCCTCTGGGCCATCCTCGCAAAAGGCGAGAAGTTCAACCCCGCTCACGCGCCCGCCCGTCCCAATCCCGCGAGCGACGCGTGA
- a CDS encoding tyrosine-type recombinase/integrase produces MLDTYLVAPKTLRRLRTGPVGAFIDGFADALERDGYSAASAERYIRAADHLGRCMLMSGRPLAEVGPQMLEIFRRHLPTCSCPDAKGGKANHHVYFGAKRFREYLIRIGVCQAGKPATAEICEPNIVSGFRRWMQKHRGAKPATLRLYCRDATTMLELLGHDVGGWDPKRVRTFLLDSVGKCSVSTVEKRVTSARAFRRYLGVHGLCRAGLDHAVPALAHWRLSTLPQCLAPDDVDRLIAACDGHSLRTLRDRAIILLLVRLGVRAGDLANLRMRDIEWETGTLRVSGKGRYEVRLPLPQDAGEALLRYLESRSRVTGDDRVFVRNIAPFKPSVSGDAISSVVKRALKRAKVSSPARGAHLLRHTAATEMLRHGLPLEQIGMILRHRGIDRTAYYARIDFALLRRIAQPWPEVMK; encoded by the coding sequence ATGCTAGACACATACCTGGTAGCACCAAAGACTTTGAGGCGCCTGCGTACGGGACCGGTCGGCGCCTTCATTGACGGCTTTGCTGATGCGCTGGAGCGGGACGGATATTCAGCGGCCAGCGCCGAGCGGTACATACGTGCCGCCGATCATCTGGGCCGCTGCATGCTGATGAGTGGCAGACCTCTGGCTGAGGTAGGTCCGCAGATGTTGGAAATCTTCCGTCGACATCTTCCGACGTGCAGTTGTCCAGATGCAAAGGGCGGCAAAGCAAACCACCATGTTTACTTCGGAGCGAAGCGCTTTCGTGAGTACCTGATCAGGATCGGTGTCTGTCAGGCAGGGAAACCCGCAACGGCCGAGATTTGCGAACCTAACATCGTCAGCGGTTTCCGGCGGTGGATGCAAAAGCACCGGGGCGCAAAGCCGGCGACACTTCGGCTGTACTGTCGCGATGCCACGACAATGCTCGAGTTACTTGGGCACGATGTCGGCGGGTGGGATCCGAAGCGCGTGCGGACGTTCCTGCTGGACAGTGTTGGCAAGTGCAGTGTCAGTACGGTCGAAAAGCGGGTCACCAGCGCGCGGGCCTTCCGGCGTTATCTGGGTGTTCACGGCCTGTGTCGGGCCGGTCTCGACCACGCGGTTCCCGCACTAGCGCATTGGCGCCTGTCGACACTCCCGCAGTGTCTTGCGCCTGACGATGTTGACCGTCTAATAGCCGCTTGCGATGGCCATTCACTTCGAACACTTCGCGACCGCGCGATCATTCTGTTGCTCGTGCGACTCGGGGTGCGTGCGGGCGACCTCGCAAACCTTCGAATGAGAGACATTGAGTGGGAAACCGGGACGCTGCGGGTCTCGGGTAAGGGTCGTTATGAAGTTCGACTCCCGCTGCCCCAAGACGCTGGTGAGGCACTCCTGCGCTATCTCGAATCCCGATCCCGAGTGACAGGAGATGACCGCGTCTTCGTACGCAACATTGCTCCCTTCAAGCCGTCTGTTTCGGGCGATGCCATTTCCTCGGTAGTGAAACGCGCGCTCAAGCGGGCCAAGGTGAGTTCACCCGCCAGGGGCGCACATCTGCTGCGACACACAGCGGCGACCGAGATGTTGCGTCACGGTCTTCCCCTCGAGCAGATCGGCATGATTCTCAGGCACCGCGGTATCGACAGGACGGCCTATTACGCCAGGATTGACTTTGCACTGCTCAGGCGAATCGCCCAGCCTTGGCCGGAGGTGATGAAATGA
- a CDS encoding tyrosine-type recombinase/integrase, producing the protein MRYFAYRKTRRAPYIFTRTDIEQLIDAALKLEPTNALRPQTYASLIALLSTTGLRVSEALNLRSADITPEGLVIRKSKFQKSRLVPLHDTATEGLHKYLTLRRLAHPGDDHVFVDDDGHPLRYTIAYWTFRKLLKLACIGPSSNGQSPRLHGLRHTFAIRALEASPEGRDRVGQHMLALATYLAGC; encoded by the coding sequence GTGCGGTACTTCGCCTACCGAAAGACCCGGCGGGCTCCGTACATTTTTACACGGACCGACATTGAACAACTGATCGACGCTGCGCTGAAACTCGAGCCCACCAACGCACTGCGTCCACAGACATATGCTTCGTTGATCGCTCTGCTGTCCACCACTGGTCTGCGCGTATCGGAAGCCCTGAATCTACGGTCTGCCGACATTACGCCGGAGGGACTCGTCATTCGAAAGAGCAAATTCCAGAAGAGTCGTCTGGTTCCTCTCCACGATACAGCGACGGAGGGGCTGCACAAATATCTAACGCTGCGGCGACTGGCGCATCCGGGCGATGACCATGTGTTCGTTGATGACGACGGTCACCCGCTCAGGTACACGATTGCCTACTGGACGTTCCGGAAGCTGCTGAAGTTGGCTTGCATTGGCCCTTCCTCCAACGGCCAGAGCCCGCGTTTGCATGGGCTCAGGCACACGTTCGCCATTCGTGCACTCGAAGCGAGCCCTGAAGGCCGGGACCGCGTCGGGCAGCACATGCTGGCCCTTGCGACGTACCTAGCAGGCTGCTGA